The window ACGGTGATCTGGCGCTTTTGCGCCGCCTCGATCTTCTGGGCGATCTGCGTGGCGGTCTGCGACACCGACGGCCCGCCGGCCGAGGCGACCAGGAGGGTGTCCTTGGTGCCGGTCGCGTCGAAGAGGAAGGCGGCGTCGGCCTTCCGCGTGAGGACCCACTGGCGGGCGTCGGCGGTGCTGGGGGCCGCCGTGGCCTCGACCGGGTTGCCGTCGAGGGCGTTGAGTTGGGCGACGATCTTCGCGGACGCCTGCTGCGGAGCGGCCACCGCGACCGGGATCCGGTGCGGCGTGGGCGAGTGGAAGGCGCCGACGTACGAGACGACGAAGGCGAGCTGGACGAGCAGGCCACCGAGCACGAGTCCGAACGCCCGGAGCGTTACGGCGTCCCTCAACTCGGCGACGAAACCAGGGGACTTGGCGGCGGAGTCGACGGGGGCGTCGGCGGCGGAGTCCGTGGGGGATATGCCCTGGGGAGGGCTGGACGGGGAGTTCACGGGGCCGATGATCGCACGGGTACGTGAACGAGCCCCTGGCCGTGGACGTCGTACTCCCCGCCGCCTCAGCCCTAAGGGACTGTTAGGACTTCGTTCGCGATGTTGAACGGCCCCGTCATGCCCTCGACTCTGTGTGCTCCCGGGCCGCAGACAAGGGAGTTCTCGATGGCCACACAGACCACACCCGTGCGCGCGCAGAAGTCACGCCGCGCGGAGCGCAGGGTCGTCAGCAACATCGTGCGCGGATCGATCGGCAACCTGATCGAGTGGTACGACTGGTACGCGTACACCGCGTTCAGCGTGTACTTCGCCGCCGCGTTCTTTCCGTCCGGCGACCAGACCGCCCAGCTGCTGAACACCGCCGCGGTGTTCGCGGTCGGGTTCCTGATGCGCCCGGTCGGCGGCTGGGTCCTCGGCCGCTATGCCGACCGCCGTGGGCGGCGCGCGGCGCTGACACTGTCGGTGACGCTCATGGCGGCCGGTTCGCTGATCGTGGCGGTGACCCCGTCGTACGGCTCGATCGGTGTCGCCGCGCCGGTGCTGCTGGTGGCCGCGCGGCTGCTGCAGGGCCTGTCGGTCGGCGGTGAGTACTCGACGTCGGCCACCTATATGTCGGAGGTGGCGTCGCCGGGCCGGCGCGGCTATTACTCCAGCTTTCAGTACGTCACGCTCATCGCCGGCCAGTTGACGGCGCTCGGTCTGCAGATCGTCCTGCAGCAGGTGCTCAGCGCCGCGCAGATGGAGGCGTGGGGCTGGCGGGTCGCGTTCGTCGTCGGTGCCGCGGGGGCGATCGTCGTGCTGTGGCTGCGGCGCGGCATGGACGAGTCGGAGAGCTTCGAGCGGGTCGCGGCCGAGGGCGACGGAGGCGAGAGTGGTGGACCTGCGCGCGGCAGCCTGCGGATGCTGCTGTCCTACCCCCGGCAGTGCCTGGTCGTGGTCGGGCTGACCATGGGCGGCACGCTGTTCTTCTACACGTACACCACGTATCTGCAGAAGTTCATGGTCAACACCAGCGGGATCGCCAAGCCCACGGCGGCCTGGATCAACTTCTTCGCGCTGCTGGTGTTCGTGGTGCTGCAGCCGGTCATGGGGCTGCTGTCCGACCGGGTGGGGCGCCGTCCGATGCTGATCGCGTTCGGAGTGCTCGGCGCGGTGGTCGTGGTGCCCTCGCTCACGCTGCTGTCGCACACCAGCGACCCCGTGTACGCGTTCCTGCTCATGGTCGGGCCGCTGGCGGTCAGTTCCCTGTACACCTCGATCAGCGCGGTGGTGAAGGCCGAGCTGTTCCCGACCTCGATCCGGGCGCTGGGCGTCGGCCTGCCGTACGCGCTGACCGTGGCCGTGTTCGGCGGGACGGCCGAGTACGTGGCCCTGTGGTTCAAGAACGCCGGGCACGAGAGCTGGTACTTCTACTACGTCACCGCCTGTGTCCTGATTTCGCTGCTCGTCTACATTCGGATGCGCGAGACGTCCGACGGCTCGCCGCTGGAGACCGAGACCCGCGACCACTGACGGAAGGGAGGCGACCGTGCGCGTGCTGCTGGCCGAGGACGACGACGGGGTGGCCGACGCCCTCACCGAGGCCCTGTACGAGCACGGTCATCTGCCCACGCGGGTGCGGCGCGGCGAGGAGGTCCTCGTCCGTCACCGGCAGGCCGACCTGCTGCTGCTCGACCTCGGCCTGCCCGACCTCGACGGCCTCGAAGTGCTGCGCAAGCTGCGCGCGGTGAGCGGTCTGCCGGTGGTGGTCCTCACCGCGCGGGGCGACGAGCGGTCGGTGGTGCGCGGCCTGCGGCTGGGCGCCGACGACTACCTGGTCAAGCCGGTACGGCTGGCCGAGCTGCTGGCCCGTATCGAGGCCGTCACCCGGCGCGCCGCGACAGCCGCCGCACCGGCGCCGCGTACGGTCCGCGCCGACGACGTCGAGGTCGACCTCGACGCGCGCCGGGTGACGGTCGGCGGGGCCGAGGTGCGGCTGACCACCAAGGAGTTCGCGATCCTCGCCGCCCTGGCGACCCGGGCCGGTACGGCGGTCAGCCGCCAGCAGCTGATGGACGAGGTGTGGGGCGACGCCTACCTGGCCGTGTCCCGTTCGCTCGACGTCCATCTCACCCAGCTGCGGGCCAAGATCGGCCGCCCCGAGGTGCTGACCACGATCCGCGGCTTCGGCTACCGGTTCGGCGGCGGCTGAGCCGGCCGGGACCCTCGCATGCGTACCCGGGTACTGACCGTCGTCCTGGCCTTCGCCGTGCTCGCGGTGGCCGGGTTCGCCGTCCCGCTGCTGGGTGTCACCGCCACCCAGCGCACCGAGCAGCTCGTCGCGGCCCGCACCGCCGACCTCGACCGCTTCGCGGGGCTGGCCGAGCAGGCCGCCGAGAGCGGCGACACCGGCACGCTGACCGCCGAGGTCACCCGGTACACCGAGCTGTACGGCGAGGCGGTCGTGGTCGTCGACGCCCGCCGCGCCCCGGTGGCGCAGACCGGCGGCATGCACGCCGCGGACCCGGCCGTCGCCCGCCTCGTCGACGCGGCGCTGCGCAACCAGCCCGTCTCGCCCGGGGGCACGCTGCGCCCCTGGTCGCGCGGCGACAAAATGCTCGCCCGCCCGGTGGGCACCGGCACCCGGGTGTCCGGCGCCGTGGTGCTGCGGGCCTCGGTGCGGGCCGCCGCCGACGACATCGCCCTGCGCTGGGCGCTGGTCCTGGCCGGCGCGGGCCTGTTCGCGGTGGCGTGCGTGCTGGTCGGCCGCGCCGCCACGCGGTGGGTCGTACGCCCCCTGCACCGCCTCGACCGCGCGGTCGGCACGCTCGCGGCCGGGCTGCCGGCCGAGCACGCCCGGGCCGGCGGCCCGCCCGAGCTGCGCCAGCTGGCCACCGGCTTCAACCGCATGGCCGACGCGGTGACCACCGCACTGGAACAGCAGCGCCGCCTGGTCGCCGACACCTCGCACCAGCTGCGCAACCCGCTCGCCGCACTGCGCCTGCGCATCGACTCCCTCCAGCCCCGCCTGCCGGACACCGCCACCCGCACCTACACGGGCGTGACCGCCGAACTCGAACGCATGGAGCACCTCCTCGACGACCTGCTCGCCCTCGCCAACGCCGAACACCGCGCCGGCGAACTGGCCGTGACGGACGGGGCGCAGGCGTGCTGCGACGCGACGGCGGTCACCGCTGCCCAGGCACAGCTGTGGCACCTGGTGGCCGAACAGGACGGAGTCCACCTGGAGTTCTCCCCCGGCCCCTCCGTCCTCATGGCCTGCACGGAGGGCGAACTGGCCCAGGTGGCCGACATCCTGCTGGACAACGCGATCAAGTACGCCGGGAGCGGCGCCCGCGTCGAGACGCGCTGCTTCGTCGAGGGCGCGAACGCGGTGTTCGAGGTACGGGATGACGGCCCCGGCCTCGCGACCGGCGAACTCCCCCGGGCCGGCACCCGCTTCTGGCGCTCGGAGCGGCACCGCGCGGTGCGCGGCAGCGGCCTCGGTCTGGCGATCGCCGAGCAGCTGGTGGCCGGCCGGGGCGGGCGCACCGAGTTCGCGGCGGCCGAGCCGCACGGCCTGCGGGTCCGGGTCCTGCTCCCCCGCGCCGAGCGCAGGGCGTCCGGCCAGAAGGGGTTTACAGCATGACCGGCCCCGCCCGCCGCACCGCACTGCGCGCCGCCCTCGCAACGGCGTGCACCGCACTGCTCGCCACCGCCGCGACGTCCGACGCGCGGCACACGGACCGCGGTCCGAAGGGCAGGCTGCGCATTGCGACCGGCGAGTCTGGCAACTTCTACGCGGCCTTCGGCCGGCTGCTCGCCGACCAGGTGACGGCGGCCTACCCCCAGCTGTCCTGCGAGGTGATCAACAGCGAGGCCAGCGTGGCCAACATACGGCTGCTTCGAGCACGCCGGGCCGACGTGGCCCTGTCACTGGCCGACATCGCGGGGGCCGCGTACGGCGGCTCGGCGCCGTTCGGCAGTCGGGTCCCGCTGCGTGCCATCGGCCGGGTCTACGAGAACTACCTTCAGCTGGCCGTGCGCGCCGACGCGCGGATCCCCACCGTCGCCGACCTGGCCGGGCGCACCGTCTCGCTGGGCGCACCCGCATCCGGCGGTGCCGTCCTCGGCGACCGACTGCTGCGCGCAGCGGGCCTGACCCCGGGCTCCGACGTCGGCGTCCGCCATCTGTTGCTGCCGCAGGCGGTACGCGCCATGCGGGACGGCGCGATCGACGCCCTGCTGGTGTCGGGCGGCCTACCGCTGCCGGCCCTCTCCGGCCTCGACCCCCACCCCGGCATCCGCCTCCTGCCGCTGGCCGACCTCCTGCCCCGCCTGCGCGCCGACGCGGGACTCTTCGCCTCGGGGGTGGAGCCGGTGACGGTGCCGGCCGGGGCGTACCGCGGAACGCCCGAGGTGACCACCATCGGCGTGGCCAACCTGCTCCTGTGCCGCCCCGACCTGCCGGCGCCCATCGCCGCCGCCCTCACCCACGTCCTGGTGCGCCGCGCCACCCGGCTCGTCCCCACCACGGCCCTCGGCACCCAGTTCCTCGACGCCCGCAGCCTGATCTCCACCGGGGTGGTGCCCCTGCACTCCGGGGCGGTCGTCGCCTACCGCGAGCTGCACGGTTAGCCACTCGTCCCGAGAGCCGGAATTCGTCTGATCAGCGGTCGGCACCGGAACTACCGTCCCTGCCGTGATGTCGTACTGCTTCGCCGCCACGTGGATCGGCCGCGCCTGAGCGCGGCGGCACCGGTCCTTCGTCCCGTCGCGCCCGTGAACCCTCCCACCACCACTACGGGCACGGAGATCCCCCATGTTCACGCCTTGTCAGGAGCTCGATGCGCTCCTGGCCGACTTCGTCGGCACGGTCCGCGGCATCCTCGGTGACACATTCGTCGGTGCCTACCTGCAGGGTTCTTTCGCGCTGGGCGCCGGAGACCTGCACAGCGACTGCGACTTCATCGTCGCCACCACCGCCCTGCCCAGCGGGGCGACGGAGGCGGAACTGCGCCGGCTGCACGCCGAGATCCCCACCCGCCCCGGCCACTGGACGAAGCACCTGGAAGGCTCCTACGCGGACACCACGTCCCTGCGGGCCTCCTCCGGCCTCGGAACGCGGTGGCTGTTCTGCGACCACGGCCACTGCGAGCTGGTCTGGGACACCCACTGCAACAGCCTGCACACCCGCTGGATTCTCCGGAACCACGGCATCACGCTCGCCGGGCCGCCGATCAGCGGCCTGGTCGACGCGGTGCCACCGCAGCCCATGCGCGAGGCGATGCGCACGATGCTGCCCGGCCTCATGGACGACCTGAAGACCTGGGCCCGCTTCGACATGGCCTGGGCTCAGCGAAATGCGGTGACCGCCTATTGCCGGGCGCTCTTCACGCTGCACACCGGTCAGGTCGCCTCCAAGCGCGGCGCGCTGGAGTGGGCCCGGGACCACCTTGATCCGATGTGGCACCCGCTGCTCGACCAGGTGATCGAGGACCGAGTCCGCGGCCTCGACCCGGCCGATCCGCCACGGCCCGGCAGTATCGACGCGATGTACGCATTCGCTGCCTACGCAAAGGCGTTCGCCGACTGACGGAGCCGGGCCCGGGACCGGGCCCCTCCCCCGGATCTGCGTGAAATGCTGGGTAGACACCCACCGAGGCGAACCGAGAGGTGGCGAGGGTGATGGACTGGGCTCGGTTCGCGCAGCAGATGGCGTCGATGGCACGGGATCTGCTGGCGCAGGAGTCGGTCGACGCCACCCTGGAAAGGATCACCGGCTCGGCCGTCGACCTGGTGGAAGGCTGCGACGCGGCCGGCATCCTGGTGCTGCACGGCAAGAAGGTCCAGTCGCTGGCGCCCACCGAGGAGCTGGTCGTCGACTGTGACCGGCTGCAGGAGAAGCTGAGCGAGGGGCCGTGCTTCGATGCCGCCCGCACAGCGCAGGGAGAGCGGGTGCTCCGTATCCGGGACTTCACCCGGGAGCAGCCGCGCTGGCCGGCCTTCGCCCCCCGGGCCCACGAACTGGGCGTGGGCAGCATGATGGGCTTCCTGCTGTACACCGAGGACGAGGATCTCGGCGCGCTGAACCTCTACGCTCGCAAGCCCGGCGCCTTCACCGAGGCCGGTGAGCTGGCCGGCTGGCTGCTGGCCTCCCACGCCGCGGTCGCCTTCTCCAGCGCCCGCACGCACGCCCAGATGGAACACGCCGTCGCCACCCGTCACATGATCGGCGAGGCCATGGGCATCCTCATGGGCAGCCACGACCTCA of the Streptomyces sp. T12 genome contains:
- a CDS encoding HAMP domain-containing sensor histidine kinase produces the protein MRTRVLTVVLAFAVLAVAGFAVPLLGVTATQRTEQLVAARTADLDRFAGLAEQAAESGDTGTLTAEVTRYTELYGEAVVVVDARRAPVAQTGGMHAADPAVARLVDAALRNQPVSPGGTLRPWSRGDKMLARPVGTGTRVSGAVVLRASVRAAADDIALRWALVLAGAGLFAVACVLVGRAATRWVVRPLHRLDRAVGTLAAGLPAEHARAGGPPELRQLATGFNRMADAVTTALEQQRRLVADTSHQLRNPLAALRLRIDSLQPRLPDTATRTYTGVTAELERMEHLLDDLLALANAEHRAGELAVTDGAQACCDATAVTAAQAQLWHLVAEQDGVHLEFSPGPSVLMACTEGELAQVADILLDNAIKYAGSGARVETRCFVEGANAVFEVRDDGPGLATGELPRAGTRFWRSERHRAVRGSGLGLAIAEQLVAGRGGRTEFAAAEPHGLRVRVLLPRAERRASGQKGFTA
- a CDS encoding GAF and ANTAR domain-containing protein, which translates into the protein MDWARFAQQMASMARDLLAQESVDATLERITGSAVDLVEGCDAAGILVLHGKKVQSLAPTEELVVDCDRLQEKLSEGPCFDAARTAQGERVLRIRDFTREQPRWPAFAPRAHELGVGSMMGFLLYTEDEDLGALNLYARKPGAFTEAGELAGWLLASHAAVAFSSARTHAQMEHAVATRHMIGEAMGILMGSHDLTEQQAFDVLRRYSQENNVKLREVARLICERGPLS
- a CDS encoding TAXI family TRAP transporter solute-binding subunit, which gives rise to MTGPARRTALRAALATACTALLATAATSDARHTDRGPKGRLRIATGESGNFYAAFGRLLADQVTAAYPQLSCEVINSEASVANIRLLRARRADVALSLADIAGAAYGGSAPFGSRVPLRAIGRVYENYLQLAVRADARIPTVADLAGRTVSLGAPASGGAVLGDRLLRAAGLTPGSDVGVRHLLLPQAVRAMRDGAIDALLVSGGLPLPALSGLDPHPGIRLLPLADLLPRLRADAGLFASGVEPVTVPAGAYRGTPEVTTIGVANLLLCRPDLPAPIAAALTHVLVRRATRLVPTTALGTQFLDARSLISTGVVPLHSGAVVAYRELHG
- a CDS encoding response regulator transcription factor, whose product is MRVLLAEDDDGVADALTEALYEHGHLPTRVRRGEEVLVRHRQADLLLLDLGLPDLDGLEVLRKLRAVSGLPVVVLTARGDERSVVRGLRLGADDYLVKPVRLAELLARIEAVTRRAATAAAPAPRTVRADDVEVDLDARRVTVGGAEVRLTTKEFAILAALATRAGTAVSRQQLMDEVWGDAYLAVSRSLDVHLTQLRAKIGRPEVLTTIRGFGYRFGGG
- a CDS encoding MFS transporter; the encoded protein is MATQTTPVRAQKSRRAERRVVSNIVRGSIGNLIEWYDWYAYTAFSVYFAAAFFPSGDQTAQLLNTAAVFAVGFLMRPVGGWVLGRYADRRGRRAALTLSVTLMAAGSLIVAVTPSYGSIGVAAPVLLVAARLLQGLSVGGEYSTSATYMSEVASPGRRGYYSSFQYVTLIAGQLTALGLQIVLQQVLSAAQMEAWGWRVAFVVGAAGAIVVLWLRRGMDESESFERVAAEGDGGESGGPARGSLRMLLSYPRQCLVVVGLTMGGTLFFYTYTTYLQKFMVNTSGIAKPTAAWINFFALLVFVVLQPVMGLLSDRVGRRPMLIAFGVLGAVVVVPSLTLLSHTSDPVYAFLLMVGPLAVSSLYTSISAVVKAELFPTSIRALGVGLPYALTVAVFGGTAEYVALWFKNAGHESWYFYYVTACVLISLLVYIRMRETSDGSPLETETRDH
- a CDS encoding aminoglycoside adenylyltransferase domain-containing protein — encoded protein: MFTPCQELDALLADFVGTVRGILGDTFVGAYLQGSFALGAGDLHSDCDFIVATTALPSGATEAELRRLHAEIPTRPGHWTKHLEGSYADTTSLRASSGLGTRWLFCDHGHCELVWDTHCNSLHTRWILRNHGITLAGPPISGLVDAVPPQPMREAMRTMLPGLMDDLKTWARFDMAWAQRNAVTAYCRALFTLHTGQVASKRGALEWARDHLDPMWHPLLDQVIEDRVRGLDPADPPRPGSIDAMYAFAAYAKAFAD